GTGGCATAAGTTTCCCTCACTTCCAATCCCCCTAAAAATCATTTCTTATTGACTTTTTCACTATTCGATTTTAGTCTCATGTTATAAATTTAATATAGGTATTGGCTCAAGGGCCATCCCAATTTTTATGATTTAATCTAAGAAGCATAGGACATGGCAAGGCAGACACTTCTCTATGAGATCCATAAATCGTTAGGAGCTACCTTTCGGGAATATGGGGAATGGGAGCTTCCGGAAACATTTACAGGGATATTCTCCGAATATCAAGCGGTTCGGAACCAGGTGGGTTTGATGGATCTATCTTTTCGAGGTAAAATTCGGCTGGCAGGACCTGAGCGAACCCCGTTTCTCCATGGAATGGTTACCCAGGATATCAAAGGGATTCAGGAAGGTTTCGGAGCCTATGCCCTCATGACCGATCCGAAAGCGCATATTCTGGCCGATATGAAAGTTTATAACCTGGGAGATTGGTTTCTCTTAGATGTGGAACCGGAACTTAAGAACAAAATTATTACTACGTTAGATAAATATCTCCTGGTGGAGGCTACCCTTACCGATATAAGTGATCAATATGGTCTGCTATCCCTGCAGGGACCCAAATCAGAAACCCTTCTCCGTACTCTCCTATCAGAGCCCATAATACCGACAGAAGAATATCAACACCTGCGAAGTAAGCTGGTGGGGGTGGAAATCCTTGTAATTCGAACCGGGTATACGGGAGAAATAGGGTTTGAGTTGTTAGTTCCTCAAGAGCAAATAAAAGAAGTTTGGGATGTGTTAACGCTTCAGGATTCTGTGACTCCTGTAGGAATGGCGGTGCTGGATATTCTGCGCCTGGAAGCAGGCATTCCCCGTTATGGGATCGATATGGATGAAAACAATCTTCCTCTGGAAGTAGGGGTTGAGAAACAAGCCATCAGCTATACCAAAGGGTGTTATATTGGACAGGAAGTTATTGCCAGAATGAAATACCGGGGTCATGCGAACCGGTTTTTGATGGGTCTTAAATTTCAAGGAGAAAAGGTCCCTCAAAAAAAGGACAAAATTCGAAAGGAAGATAAAGAAATCGGATGGGTGACCAGTGCTGTTTTCTCTCCCGGCTTTAAAAGCGTTCTTGGGATGGGATATATTCATCGGGAATATGCGCAACCCGGAATCTTTGTTAGTGTAGAAACTGCCCTAGGATCCCTGGAAGGAGAGATCGTTGCTTTACCTTTTTACAAAAAATAACCCCTAGAAGAGAAATTATGTATATTACCGAGGCCATTATTTTAATCGGTCATGGGGCTGTGGCATCTGATACACCTAAGGCCCTGGTTTCCGAGTTAAAGGCCTTAGAAGCCCAAAGACGGGCGCGGGGATTATCAGAAATGAGTGCCCGGGAAGCCGAGTTGGACAAGTTGATTCGAGAGTGGCCCAGAACCCCCCAGACAGATCCCTACAAATGGGGGCTCGAAACTCTCGCCGAGAAATTAAAGGCCCGGCTGAACGGTTGCCATCTCGTTACGGCCTATAATGAGTTTTGTGCTCCCAGTTTACAGGAAGCCATTAAGGGATTGGTAGAAGAAGGAATTCAACGGATTACCCTACTGACCACCATGTTTACTCCGGGTGGCGTGCACTCTGAGATAGAAATCCCACAAACTCTCCAGACCATCCGTCAGCGCTATCCTGATTTAATACTGGAATATGCCTGGCCCTTTGACTTAGAATATGTGGCAGATTTTTTGATAGGGCATCTGGAGAGAGTCACGCACGCTGTAAACAGGTAAGATAAGAGTCCGCGCGCCGTTAACTTAATGGATCATTCCGTAAATTGCTAATTGACGTTACAGGTAGGAAGAATCATTGATTCATCCTGGGTAAAATGGCATTTCGCCCTACAACCTTAAACCAGCCTCACTGAAGATGGGAGTGGGGGATAGGGCACGAGATTGACCATGCTGGCATTTTTATTAGATCTACTGATTGCCCTTCTAATAGTACTGATCATTACCCGTATTTTAAGTTACCTCTTTGAGGAGATTATCCGACAACGGGGGCAATTCAAGCGTGCGGTTGTTAAACTGGCGGCACAACCCGGAGGAATAACTCCGACCAAACTGGCCTTAGAACAAAATATATCCGTTAAACAGGCAACTAAAATCTTAAACAAATTGGTTAAGGAAGGTTATCTGGACACAACAGTCGATGAAAAAGGGATTCTGACTTATAAGCTGCTCGATACCACCATACGGCTGGAATAACAGATGCGCTTACCTGCCTGTCATAGGTTTAGAAACCCGGAGATGGAAAGATAAAAACCCATCTTCTACCCCTCCGGGTTAGACCTTCCCTTTTATTTCCATTCCGAAGTGTAACCGGCCTTAGGTTCTCCATCTTCTCCTATCGGGATAGCCTCATCAATGAGCATAATCGGTATATCGTCTTTAATAGGATAGATAACTTTACAGGTCGGGCAAATCAAGCCACTTCCTTTTGGGCGCTCTTTTAAAATGACCCCGGTTTTACATTTGGGGCAGGCTAAAATATCCAGTAATTCTTGACTAATGGGCATAGGGTCTGTTTTCCGTTGTTCATTGCCCCTTGCTTTTTATCCAGATCCAAGAACAACAAACAACGGATTAGAGTTTCAGCATCTCTTTCATCCATTGAATTTCCTCCCGTAGTCCTTCTTCTATACCGACTTTAGGAGAAAACCCTAACTCTCTCTTTGCCCGGGAGGTATCGGCGTAGGTATGGCCTACATCGCCTTTCTGAGTTGCCTGATAATGGACTTTTACAGATTTACCCAACAGGGTTTGGATTAGTTCGATAAGTTTATTCAGGAGGATACGGGAGCCACCGCCAATATTAAACACCTCTCCAGAACGAGGGTATTTCATAGCCAGGATATTGGCTTCTACGGCATCTGCAACAAAGGTGAAGTCCCGGGTTTGTTCTCCATTTCCATACACTTCGATGGGCTCTCCTAAAAGGACCGATTTAATAAATTTGTGAATGGCCATATCCGGACGTTGGCGGGGTCCATAGACCGTAAAGTATCTCAAGGAAA
The genomic region above belongs to Candidatus Limnocylindrales bacterium and contains:
- a CDS encoding aminomethyltransferase family protein, which codes for MARQTLLYEIHKSLGATFREYGEWELPETFTGIFSEYQAVRNQVGLMDLSFRGKIRLAGPERTPFLHGMVTQDIKGIQEGFGAYALMTDPKAHILADMKVYNLGDWFLLDVEPELKNKIITTLDKYLLVEATLTDISDQYGLLSLQGPKSETLLRTLLSEPIIPTEEYQHLRSKLVGVEILVIRTGYTGEIGFELLVPQEQIKEVWDVLTLQDSVTPVGMAVLDILRLEAGIPRYGIDMDENNLPLEVGVEKQAISYTKGCYIGQEVIARMKYRGHANRFLMGLKFQGEKVPQKKDKIRKEDKEIGWVTSAVFSPGFKSVLGMGYIHREYAQPGIFVSVETALGSLEGEIVALPFYKK
- a CDS encoding CbiX/SirB N-terminal domain-containing protein is translated as MYITEAIILIGHGAVASDTPKALVSELKALEAQRRARGLSEMSAREAELDKLIREWPRTPQTDPYKWGLETLAEKLKARLNGCHLVTAYNEFCAPSLQEAIKGLVEEGIQRITLLTTMFTPGGVHSEIEIPQTLQTIRQRYPDLILEYAWPFDLEYVADFLIGHLERVTHAVNR
- a CDS encoding Trm112 family protein — encoded protein: MPISQELLDILACPKCKTGVILKERPKGSGLICPTCKVIYPIKDDIPIMLIDEAIPIGEDGEPKAGYTSEWK